The Campylobacter concisus genome has a window encoding:
- a CDS encoding Cj0814 family flagellar-dependent secreted protein, with protein sequence MNDISILSTNVNSYTKQQYKKDRSLNFSDLIKQNVKEKISKPNQEPAKFTYTTSSQNSLTSLNFNDLQAYGYTVDKAGFMGADFNKAAGLPQDFKIHKSTLDEIVRYNNKTYLFTQDKRKAAFEKIDVADTTKHYYKLFKSIVGDEKDRYSEADLVNLPKGFSMDTNQKTFGKNANFLKDVSLISVTNVYKTFDQFNDAKSVRDELRGFGVSHEVYELNFSKEHLDARASDEYTFNPDMSVYQADDTYSSAGVFVGFLKSFSPIASDSGETKLSVEANSYSKLMNEQSLADDIVPLSRLLKNEKMIKFILEELLKRNLLTSKDGKSAGEIVDSVLAHATKLQNETKV encoded by the coding sequence ATGAATGATATTAGCATCTTAAGCACAAATGTAAATTCATACACTAAGCAACAATACAAGAAAGATAGGTCTTTAAATTTTAGTGATCTTATAAAGCAAAATGTCAAAGAAAAGATTAGCAAGCCAAACCAAGAACCAGCTAAATTTACTTATACCACTTCTTCACAAAATAGCCTCACCTCATTAAATTTTAATGATCTTCAAGCTTATGGCTACACAGTGGATAAAGCTGGCTTTATGGGAGCTGATTTTAACAAAGCTGCAGGCTTGCCACAAGACTTTAAAATCCACAAAAGCACGCTTGATGAGATAGTTAGATACAACAATAAAACATATCTCTTCACACAAGATAAAAGAAAGGCTGCCTTTGAAAAGATAGACGTAGCTGATACTACAAAGCACTATTATAAACTTTTTAAAAGCATTGTAGGGGATGAAAAAGATAGATATAGCGAGGCTGATCTAGTAAATTTACCAAAAGGCTTTAGTATGGATACCAACCAAAAAACCTTTGGTAAAAATGCAAATTTCTTAAAAGATGTGAGCTTAATATCTGTTACAAATGTATATAAAACATTTGATCAATTTAACGATGCAAAGAGCGTTAGAGATGAGCTTAGAGGCTTTGGAGTAAGCCACGAGGTCTATGAGCTAAATTTTAGCAAAGAGCATCTTGATGCAAGAGCCAGTGACGAATATACATTTAACCCTGATATGTCGGTATATCAAGCAGATGATACTTATAGCAGCGCTGGTGTATTTGTGGGATTTTTAAAGAGTTTTAGCCCTATCGCTAGTGATAGTGGCGAGACGAAGCTTAGTGTGGAGGCAAACTCTTACTCAAAGCTAATGAATGAGCAAAGCCTAGCTGATGATATAGTGCCTCTCTCAAGGCTTTTGAAAAATGAGAAGATGATCAAATTTATCTTAGAAGAGCTACTAAAGAGAAATTTGCTAACTTCAAAAGATGGCAAAAGTGCTGGTGAGATAGTAGATAGTGTGCTAGCTCATGCCACAAAGCTTCAAAACGAGACAAAAGTTTAA
- a CDS encoding cell surface protein encodes MITSINGLSNTPIQDNTIQKENVAKDTKDDEKAKIEALWYSPVGKSIKEIIDIDENEDNWVAKTISKIDNMLSKRYNTEQDRNAMSMKQPRTLEEAKDQVLIMYSDILKENSVDGKPTMMGKLIGLGTKEEEADLRAFMDSMSSLYPNNNKESLSLLDRTDLSIDEFKTLFAKAREKATKDVEEQRKQIIKEEQEYNANFAKEQSEKKFKPMQVKKKYETYDINKDQKFLYARELLNFKEKRGIDVLELMQKIDKKQILNKMA; translated from the coding sequence ATTATAACTAGCATAAACGGACTTAGCAACACACCGATACAAGATAACACTATCCAAAAAGAAAACGTGGCTAAAGATACCAAAGACGATGAAAAGGCTAAAATAGAAGCTTTATGGTATAGCCCAGTTGGAAAGAGCATAAAAGAGATTATTGATATAGACGAAAATGAAGATAATTGGGTTGCAAAAACGATAAGCAAAATAGATAATATGCTTTCTAAGCGTTACAATACCGAACAAGATCGCAACGCCATGTCGATGAAACAGCCAAGAACTTTAGAAGAAGCAAAAGATCAAGTTCTTATAATGTATTCTGATATATTAAAGGAAAACTCTGTTGATGGCAAGCCAACCATGATGGGCAAACTAATAGGTCTTGGCACAAAAGAAGAGGAGGCTGACCTAAGAGCATTTATGGATAGCATGTCCTCTCTATATCCAAATAATAACAAGGAGTCGCTTAGTCTTTTAGATAGAACCGACCTAAGCATAGATGAATTTAAGACTTTATTTGCCAAAGCAAGAGAAAAAGCTACAAAGGATGTTGAAGAACAAAGAAAGCAGATAATCAAAGAAGAACAAGAATACAATGCAAATTTTGCCAAAGAGCAAAGTGAGAAGAAATTTAAACCTATGCAGGTTAAGAAGAAGTATGAGACCTATGATATAAATAAGGATCAGAAATTTCTCTATGCAAGAGAGCTTTTAAATTTCAAAGAAAAAAGAGGTATAGACGTCTTAGAGCTTATGCAAAAGATAGACAAGAAGCAAATTTTAAATAAGATGGCTTGA
- the acpS gene encoding holo-ACP synthase: MIGIDIVKIDRISRLKARHGELFLKRFLSDSEIALAKNDATLAGFWAAKEAASKALGVGISKECGFLDIVLSKDAKNAPKIKFSPRIYTSFNIKEASLSITHDGGFAVAAVMIV; encoded by the coding sequence ATGATAGGCATCGATATCGTTAAAATAGATAGAATTTCAAGACTTAAGGCTCGTCACGGCGAGCTTTTTTTAAAGAGATTTTTAAGTGATAGCGAGATAGCGCTAGCAAAAAATGATGCGACTTTGGCTGGATTTTGGGCGGCCAAAGAAGCAGCTAGCAAAGCCCTTGGTGTGGGGATTAGCAAAGAGTGTGGCTTTTTGGATATTGTGCTCAGCAAAGACGCAAAAAACGCACCAAAGATAAAATTTAGCCCAAGAATTTATACAAGCTTTAATATCAAAGAAGCAAGCCTTAGTATAACTCACGACGGCGGATTTGCCGTAGCTGCAGTGATGATAGTGTGA
- the fliL gene encoding flagellar basal body-associated protein FliL gives MAEEVEEKKAKKGGNGALMIIIIAIFVLLLVIGGLVAFLMLSSDEPKEANMAQTPAQTQTQPAPAQNKAKRGGNDYSNMGPIYPLDQFVVNLLSENGSRFLKTKIDLEQSDELLTAELDKKKALLRDIIIRTLSSKTYEEVSTAKGKDRLKDEIVGKLNEVLNDGYIKNIFFTDFVVQ, from the coding sequence ATGGCTGAAGAAGTTGAAGAGAAAAAAGCAAAAAAAGGTGGCAATGGCGCTTTGATGATAATCATCATCGCGATATTTGTTTTATTGCTAGTTATCGGAGGGCTAGTGGCGTTTTTGATGCTTAGTTCTGACGAGCCAAAAGAGGCAAATATGGCGCAAACACCAGCTCAGACTCAAACTCAACCAGCACCCGCTCAAAACAAAGCAAAACGCGGTGGCAACGACTATTCGAACATGGGACCGATATATCCGCTTGATCAGTTTGTCGTAAATTTACTTAGTGAAAACGGCTCGAGATTTCTTAAAACTAAGATCGATTTAGAGCAAAGCGACGAGCTACTAACAGCCGAGCTTGATAAGAAAAAGGCACTTTTAAGAGATATCATCATAAGAACGCTCTCTTCTAAAACTTATGAAGAAGTAAGCACTGCAAAGGGCAAGGATAGACTAAAAGACGAGATCGTCGGCAAGCTAAATGAAGTGCTAAATGATGGCTACATCAAAAACATATTTTTTACTGATTTCGTGGTGCAATGA
- the ybaK gene encoding Cys-tRNA(Pro) deacylase: MIHKTNAARLLDKLKIEYEILEYEVDLNDLSAVHVAASTKQDIKQIYKTIVCQCEPKNFVVACLQGDLELDLKALAHACGAKRCELINLKDLEKITGYIRGGCSPLAMKKHFATFIDERAKEQEYVLVSAGVRGKQIKIAPNDLLKACEAGYADIARLAL; this comes from the coding sequence ATGATACATAAAACCAACGCCGCTAGGCTTTTAGACAAGCTAAAAATAGAGTATGAGATACTTGAGTACGAAGTCGATCTAAACGACCTTTCAGCCGTTCACGTAGCAGCTAGCACCAAGCAAGATATAAAGCAAATTTATAAGACGATCGTCTGCCAGTGCGAGCCTAAAAATTTTGTCGTTGCTTGCTTGCAAGGCGATCTGGAGCTTGATCTAAAAGCACTTGCTCATGCGTGCGGAGCCAAACGCTGCGAGCTCATAAATTTAAAAGACCTAGAAAAGATCACCGGCTACATCAGAGGTGGCTGCTCGCCACTTGCTATGAAAAAGCATTTTGCCACATTTATCGATGAGCGAGCAAAAGAGCAAGAGTACGTGCTAGTAAGCGCTGGAGTAAGAGGCAAGCAGATAAAGATAGCTCCAAATGACCTTTTAAAGGCTTGCGAAGCGGGTTACGCTGATATCGCTAGGCTAGCTCTTTAA
- a CDS encoding SAM-dependent methyltransferase has protein sequence MKFSEFFDIWVNENYYKFGVDIGKKGDFYTNVSVGYLFGACLANYFLKLLKNGEISSSCKVMEIGANSGDMLADFAQGIFTLEPEILPNLEFIIIEPHEILRKKQLKTFKNRFGDEVKIKHYENLSECSFDEIFVISNELLDAFSCEVIDADNMLFVDSDLKFHWQKADQNLLALAKKFGIKKGEISTSYAKFALQLANAAKKVRFLSFDYGEFEPKNEFSLRVFKDHQVFSLFEISNLEPYFKSSDLTYSLCFKQVKEAFCEAGFLMLKFKKQNDALVCDFGVDEILSLVLEKGSKKAYENAAKQAKFLLSPEFLGEKFKFIEFLKS, from the coding sequence ATGAAATTTAGCGAGTTTTTTGATATCTGGGTCAATGAAAACTACTATAAATTTGGCGTGGATATCGGCAAAAAGGGCGATTTTTACACAAATGTAAGCGTTGGCTACCTCTTTGGCGCTTGCCTTGCAAACTATTTTTTAAAGCTACTTAAAAACGGCGAAATTTCTAGCTCATGCAAGGTCATGGAGATCGGCGCAAACTCAGGCGATATGCTGGCTGATTTTGCGCAAGGTATATTTACGCTTGAGCCAGAAATTTTGCCAAATTTAGAGTTTATCATCATAGAACCTCATGAAATTTTACGCAAAAAACAGCTTAAAACCTTTAAAAATCGCTTTGGTGACGAAGTAAAAATAAAACACTATGAAAATTTGAGCGAGTGCTCTTTTGATGAAATTTTTGTCATCTCAAATGAGCTGCTTGACGCATTTAGCTGCGAGGTGATAGACGCAGATAATATGCTTTTTGTGGATAGCGATCTAAAATTTCACTGGCAAAAAGCGGATCAAAATTTGTTGGCTCTTGCAAAGAAATTTGGCATAAAAAAGGGCGAGATATCAACTAGCTACGCTAAATTTGCACTCCAGCTTGCAAATGCGGCAAAAAAGGTGAGATTTTTAAGCTTTGACTACGGCGAATTTGAGCCAAAAAATGAGTTTAGCCTAAGAGTTTTTAAGGATCATCAAGTTTTTTCATTGTTTGAAATTTCAAACCTCGAGCCATATTTTAAAAGCTCAGATCTAACTTATAGCCTTTGTTTTAAGCAGGTAAAAGAGGCTTTTTGTGAAGCTGGCTTTTTGATGCTTAAATTTAAAAAACAAAATGATGCCTTAGTTTGCGACTTTGGCGTGGATGAAATTTTATCTTTGGTACTTGAAAAAGGCAGCAAGAAAGCCTATGAAAACGCTGCAAAACAGGCGAAATTTCTACTCTCGCCTGAGTTTTTAGGCGAGAAGTTTAAATTTATAGAGTTTTTAAAGAGCTAG
- a CDS encoding trimeric intracellular cation channel family protein, with translation MSLILFVEYVGIASAALSGFLFAVKRECDWLGVFLSAFLTALGGGIVRDMLVGRAVYSFTHYMPVSVVIFMLVVSRITNLHIKRDGLEKKFVFIFADAIDVICFSIVGAMVAIEYSYNIFGVMMIAFFNGVGGGILRDILLNEVPWFLRTGLYGTISLGVGLAYFILYYLGLTNIFFTMLLLAAGITVRMFAFYRGWKLPDL, from the coding sequence ATGAGCTTAATACTTTTTGTAGAATACGTCGGTATCGCATCAGCTGCGCTTAGTGGCTTTTTGTTTGCAGTAAAAAGAGAGTGTGACTGGCTGGGTGTCTTTTTGTCTGCATTTTTGACCGCACTTGGAGGCGGTATCGTGCGTGATATGCTAGTTGGCAGGGCGGTTTATTCATTTACTCACTACATGCCAGTAAGCGTCGTCATCTTTATGCTTGTCGTATCTAGGATCACAAATTTGCATATAAAAAGAGATGGTTTAGAGAAGAAATTTGTCTTTATCTTTGCCGATGCGATCGACGTTATCTGCTTTTCGATCGTTGGAGCGATGGTTGCCATTGAGTATAGTTACAACATCTTTGGCGTCATGATGATCGCTTTTTTTAACGGCGTTGGTGGCGGTATCTTAAGAGATATCTTGCTAAATGAAGTCCCGTGGTTTTTACGCACCGGACTTTACGGCACGATAAGCCTTGGCGTGGGGCTTGCCTACTTTATCCTATATTATCTAGGCCTTACTAACATATTTTTTACCATGCTCTTGCTAGCTGCTGGCATAACGGTCAGGATGTTTGCATTTTATAGAGGTTGGAAGCTGCCTGATCTATGA
- a CDS encoding lipid-binding SYLF domain-containing protein, whose translation MKKILTLLFLIGSFFVLNLNADVIQNQKLKNAINILNAFGTRNLKPNTKFTGIKAIAIIPDVTKAGAIITGSKGKGVFIAKNDDGEWSSPFFVNYTSGSIGLQLGYSSADMIILFKNSEAYASLFNAKDTISLKAEATGGVGNEVAIASDLPEISAFVEERGKTSGAFVGVSLDVARLKINAQDTNDYYDRIYEFEDIYNNSPKASKYTIKFKEIISKYFL comes from the coding sequence ATGAAAAAAATTCTAACTTTGCTCTTTTTGATCGGCTCATTTTTTGTGTTAAATTTAAACGCTGACGTGATCCAAAATCAAAAATTAAAAAATGCGATAAACATTTTAAACGCTTTTGGCACTAGAAATTTAAAACCAAATACCAAATTTACAGGCATCAAAGCCATCGCCATCATCCCAGATGTAACAAAAGCAGGTGCGATCATCACTGGCTCAAAAGGCAAAGGTGTATTTATCGCTAAAAACGACGATGGCGAGTGGTCAAGCCCATTTTTTGTAAATTACACATCTGGCAGCATCGGCCTTCAGCTAGGATATAGCTCAGCAGATATGATCATCTTGTTTAAAAACTCAGAAGCCTACGCAAGCTTATTTAACGCAAAAGATACGATCAGCCTAAAAGCAGAAGCGACTGGCGGCGTTGGCAACGAAGTGGCGATAGCTAGCGATTTGCCTGAAATTTCAGCATTTGTCGAGGAGCGTGGCAAGACTAGTGGAGCTTTTGTTGGCGTTAGCTTAGACGTGGCAAGACTTAAGATAAACGCGCAAGATACAAACGACTACTACGATAGAATTTATGAATTCGAAGATATCTACAACAACAGCCCAAAAGCTAGCAAATACACAATCAAATTTAAAGAGATAATCTCAAAATACTTCTTATAA
- a CDS encoding Fur family transcriptional regulator — protein sequence MEDFELFYKHFNEFLKAFGQKGSEIKEQILRVLFTSKSHLNAQEICQKIYETYKNEISMTSIYTFLNFLEEHHLANSFEQNGVKNYELNLKSSHDHLICEICGKVVDFEDEMIEQRQDQICSQSSFSAESHKMILYGICSDCQAKNGI from the coding sequence GTGGAAGACTTTGAACTATTTTACAAGCATTTTAACGAGTTTTTAAAAGCTTTTGGTCAAAAAGGCTCTGAGATAAAAGAGCAAATTTTGCGTGTGCTTTTTACTAGCAAGTCGCATCTAAATGCTCAAGAAATTTGCCAAAAAATTTATGAAACTTACAAAAATGAAATTTCAATGACTTCTATATATACCTTTTTAAATTTTCTTGAAGAGCACCATCTGGCAAATAGTTTTGAGCAAAATGGTGTTAAAAATTACGAGCTAAATTTAAAATCCTCTCACGATCACCTGATATGTGAAATTTGCGGCAAAGTGGTTGATTTTGAAGATGAGATGATAGAGCAAAGACAAGATCAAATTTGTAGTCAAAGTTCATTTAGTGCAGAGTCTCACAAGATGATACTTTATGGAATTTGCAGTGATTGCCAAGCAAAAAATGGGATTTAA
- a CDS encoding HMA2 domain-containing protein, with protein sequence MDIKTQTLAQVASYFSMIAHTNGRLRVRVSPKIKELSSSVNLASLDDMIAQINGIKNVKFNKLIGSVTIEYDHEIFPKNLWEDLLKGQNLEEISAKVNEVAREVKYA encoded by the coding sequence ATGGATATAAAAACACAAACTTTAGCACAAGTTGCAAGCTATTTTTCTATGATAGCTCACACAAATGGCAGACTAAGAGTAAGGGTTAGCCCAAAGATCAAAGAGCTAAGCAGTAGCGTAAATTTAGCCAGTTTAGATGACATGATAGCTCAGATAAATGGCATAAAAAATGTTAAATTTAACAAGCTAATCGGCTCTGTAACGATAGAATACGATCATGAAATTTTCCCTAAAAATCTCTGGGAGGATCTCTTAAAAGGGCAAAATTTAGAAGAAATTTCAGCTAAAGTAAATGAAGTAGCAAGAGAAGTAAAATATGCTTAA
- a CDS encoding aminotransferase has translation MLNELLNASYTSEKNALRLYESLASFGEVFDQIASVRKNAIILIEKFASAHEYELVCENEAIFLPAKNKEDALIEALNYENELNKMYEKFCESLDDEELKDLFFRLWATSNNEYIASLKHCLKEIYSGCEVKNELNLNEISQNFEQNGIANILESYQNDFNEITKSLQNIASGKADKSELAKITNNPNFSFFSGLALGALGISVVSKNLNKDEEDE, from the coding sequence ATGCTTAACGAGCTTTTAAACGCCTCTTATACGAGCGAAAAAAACGCACTTAGGCTATATGAAAGCCTAGCTTCATTTGGCGAAGTATTTGATCAAATCGCAAGCGTAAGAAAAAATGCGATCATCTTGATAGAGAAATTTGCAAGTGCGCATGAGTATGAGCTTGTTTGTGAAAATGAAGCTATCTTTTTGCCAGCAAAAAATAAAGAAGATGCGCTGATAGAGGCACTAAACTATGAAAATGAGCTAAACAAAATGTATGAAAAATTTTGTGAAAGCTTAGACGATGAGGAGCTAAAAGATCTATTTTTTAGACTTTGGGCTACTTCAAATAATGAATATATCGCCTCTTTAAAGCACTGCTTAAAAGAAATTTATAGCGGATGTGAGGTAAAAAATGAGCTAAATTTAAATGAAATTTCGCAAAATTTTGAGCAAAATGGCATAGCAAACATTTTAGAAAGCTATCAAAATGACTTTAATGAGATAACTAAAAGCTTGCAAAATATCGCAAGTGGCAAGGCTGATAAAAGCGAGTTAGCAAAGATAACCAATAATCCAAATTTCTCGTTTTTTAGCGGGCTTGCGCTTGGGGCATTAGGCATTTCAGTAGTTAGCAAAAATTTAAATAAGGATGAAGAAGATGAATAA
- a CDS encoding heavy metal translocating P-type ATPase yields MSKQNLTHKNKVTLAHKSKNRARFICESLNARSDVSAIEAAISERTDAKSVRVNKYAKSIVVEFDKSYEKILDFIKSYDFPTKPKDESLPSKANIYKAAAALGVTPFMSNKTLKSAVTLYATAPNLIEGAKELRHEGITSKVLEATAIGTSLAMGDHLAANSTNLMINIGEYMEESASHRSDDLIKELAKPNIEEVWVERNLNGEKTLEKVKTENLKKGDIVVVGAGETIGVDGYIVEGNADVNQVSMTGEAEPVAKARGDRVISGTVVDEGRIKIWAENVGSDTATARIKEYIQTSLNEKSAIGVKALKLADKLVPVTLSLAGLSYVINKNMNSVASVLQADYSCALKLATPVAFKSSISKAGRNGILIKGAKAIEALSSVDTFVFDKTGTLTHGRLSVVEIYSFKDGFSEADILNLTASAEEHYFHPVAEAIVEAANKRGFSHIHHDEVEFIVAHGVKTAMHGKEVVIGSRHFLEDDEMISFKAHETLINKALQSGLTLLYVGYDKELVGVIAMKDDMRANAKDMVAKLRNLGVKEIVMLSGDIKSKAEEVARELGLDRVYAECLPTDKAAIIEELKSEGKKVAFVGDGINDAPSLTKANVGISMHKGADIAKATADISLLKDDIMSVALAKELANKTMKLISSNFRSTVGVNTAILSAATLGMLNPIATAMLHNGTTIWLLLNSMKGVKIKSK; encoded by the coding sequence ATGTCAAAGCAGAACTTGACTCACAAAAATAAGGTCACTCTAGCTCACAAGAGCAAAAATAGAGCGAGGTTTATTTGCGAGAGCCTAAACGCTAGAAGCGATGTCAGCGCCATCGAGGCTGCGATCTCAGAGCGAACCGATGCAAAAAGCGTGCGTGTAAATAAATACGCAAAAAGTATCGTTGTCGAGTTTGATAAGAGCTATGAGAAAATTTTAGATTTTATAAAAAGCTATGATTTTCCAACTAAGCCAAAAGATGAGAGCCTGCCTAGCAAAGCAAATATCTACAAAGCTGCTGCTGCACTTGGTGTAACGCCATTTATGAGTAATAAAACTCTAAAATCAGCCGTAACTCTTTACGCCACAGCTCCAAATTTAATAGAAGGCGCAAAAGAGCTAAGGCATGAGGGCATCACCTCAAAAGTGCTCGAGGCAACTGCTATTGGCACAAGCCTAGCAATGGGTGATCATTTGGCTGCAAATAGCACAAATTTGATGATAAATATCGGCGAATACATGGAAGAAAGTGCTAGCCACAGAAGCGATGATCTCATCAAAGAGCTAGCCAAACCAAACATCGAAGAGGTCTGGGTCGAGCGAAATTTAAACGGCGAAAAGACACTTGAAAAGGTAAAAACCGAAAATTTAAAAAAAGGCGACATCGTAGTAGTCGGAGCTGGCGAGACGATAGGCGTTGATGGCTACATCGTCGAGGGTAATGCTGATGTAAATCAAGTCTCAATGACTGGAGAAGCAGAACCCGTGGCAAAAGCTAGAGGTGACCGCGTCATAAGCGGCACTGTTGTCGATGAGGGCAGGATCAAAATTTGGGCTGAAAATGTAGGTAGCGACACCGCAACCGCAAGGATCAAAGAGTACATCCAAACTTCACTTAATGAAAAATCAGCCATCGGCGTAAAAGCTCTAAAACTAGCTGATAAGCTAGTGCCAGTTACACTCTCTCTTGCTGGGCTTTCGTATGTTATAAATAAAAATATGAACAGCGTTGCAAGCGTGCTTCAAGCTGACTACTCTTGCGCGCTTAAGCTTGCTACGCCAGTTGCGTTTAAGTCAAGCATCTCAAAAGCTGGCAGAAACGGCATCCTCATAAAAGGCGCAAAGGCGATCGAGGCTCTAAGCTCGGTCGATACATTTGTCTTTGACAAAACCGGCACTCTAACTCACGGACGCCTAAGCGTGGTTGAAATTTACTCTTTTAAAGATGGATTTTCAGAGGCTGATATCTTAAATTTAACCGCAAGTGCCGAGGAGCACTACTTCCACCCTGTGGCTGAAGCGATAGTTGAGGCTGCAAACAAGCGTGGATTTAGCCATATTCACCACGACGAGGTTGAATTTATCGTAGCTCACGGCGTAAAAACTGCGATGCACGGCAAAGAGGTCGTTATCGGCAGTAGGCACTTTTTAGAAGATGATGAGATGATAAGCTTTAAAGCTCACGAAACGCTCATAAATAAGGCTTTACAAAGCGGTTTAACCTTGCTTTACGTAGGATACGACAAAGAGCTTGTTGGCGTCATAGCCATGAAAGATGATATGAGAGCAAACGCTAAAGATATGGTGGCAAAACTACGAAATCTTGGCGTAAAAGAGATAGTTATGCTAAGTGGTGACATAAAGAGCAAAGCTGAAGAGGTAGCGCGCGAGCTGGGGCTTGACAGGGTCTATGCTGAGTGCTTGCCAACTGATAAAGCAGCGATCATCGAAGAGCTAAAGAGTGAGGGCAAAAAGGTCGCTTTTGTAGGTGATGGCATAAATGACGCGCCAAGCCTAACAAAAGCAAATGTTGGCATCAGCATGCACAAAGGTGCTGATATCGCTAAAGCAACAGCTGATATAAGCCTTTTAAAAGATGACATCATGAGCGTAGCGCTTGCAAAAGAGCTTGCTAATAAAACTATGAAGTTAATTAGCTCAAATTTCCGCTCAACCGTTGGCGTAAATACAGCCATACTAAGTGCCGCAACGCTTGGCATGCTAAATCCAATAGCAACTGCCATGCTTCACAATGGCACGACGATCTGGCTTCTGCTCAACTCAATGAAGGGCGTGAAGATCAAGTCAAAATAA
- a CDS encoding alanine/glycine:cation symporter family protein — protein MVFENFLNFLNGKMDVANDFLYGYFLVIILVASGIYFSYLTRFVQFRMFFEACRVLVEKKDRYNKHHLTPFQALMISTASRVGIGNIAGISAAIVAGGPGALFWMCLMAFLGSASAFIESTLAQIYKTKDVFGFKGGPAYYIKNGLGIKWLGSLFAIILIITYAYGFNGLQSYTMTSAFEIYYDKAGSNITFAQSGLPIGIGLILTAFTAVMFFSKSHIIGKVSSYIVPFMALTYILLAIIAIVLNFKEIPAVIKMIIESAFDFKAIFGGFAGSVIVIGIKRGLFSNEAGMGSAPNAAAAAHTSHPVKQGLVQAMAVFIDMTICIASGMIVLFSQAYLTKQTGVSGEVLTALPLVQAAMKEYFGDFGLHFTTLAVVLFAITSLIGNYYYAQANMKFLTKSKNLTLAFKITAVIMIFIGAQMNLKLAWNIADITMAAMATINIIAIFLLSKVVIIAIKDYEAQRKAGKNPEFDPESLGIKNTSCWGKN, from the coding sequence ATGGTGTTTGAGAATTTCTTAAACTTTTTAAACGGCAAAATGGATGTAGCCAACGACTTTTTATATGGATATTTTTTGGTTATCATCCTTGTAGCTTCAGGAATTTACTTTAGCTACCTTACCCGTTTTGTGCAGTTTAGGATGTTCTTTGAAGCTTGCAGAGTTCTGGTAGAAAAAAAGGACAGGTATAACAAGCACCATCTAACTCCGTTTCAAGCGCTGATGATCTCGACTGCTTCACGTGTCGGCATCGGCAACATTGCCGGAATTTCAGCTGCCATCGTCGCAGGTGGTCCAGGGGCACTTTTTTGGATGTGTTTGATGGCGTTTTTAGGCTCAGCTTCAGCCTTTATCGAGAGCACTTTGGCTCAAATTTATAAGACAAAAGATGTCTTTGGCTTTAAAGGCGGGCCGGCTTATTACATCAAAAATGGGCTTGGCATAAAGTGGCTTGGCTCTTTGTTTGCCATCATTCTTATCATCACCTATGCTTATGGTTTTAATGGGCTTCAAAGCTACACCATGACCTCTGCTTTTGAAATTTACTACGACAAAGCAGGCAGCAACATCACCTTTGCACAAAGCGGCTTACCTATTGGCATCGGACTTATCCTTACAGCATTTACAGCTGTGATGTTTTTTAGCAAGAGCCACATCATTGGCAAGGTTAGCTCATATATCGTGCCTTTCATGGCGCTTACTTACATCTTACTAGCTATCATCGCGATCGTTTTAAATTTCAAAGAAATTCCAGCCGTCATCAAGATGATCATAGAAAGTGCCTTTGATTTTAAAGCGATCTTTGGTGGATTTGCTGGAAGCGTGATCGTAATAGGCATAAAAAGAGGACTTTTCTCAAACGAGGCCGGCATGGGCTCAGCCCCAAATGCAGCGGCTGCGGCGCACACAAGCCACCCAGTCAAACAAGGACTAGTGCAAGCAATGGCGGTCTTTATCGATATGACGATATGCATCGCCTCTGGTATGATCGTGCTTTTTTCTCAAGCATATCTTACAAAACAAACTGGCGTAAGTGGCGAAGTGCTAACCGCCCTACCTCTCGTTCAAGCAGCGATGAAAGAGTATTTTGGCGACTTTGGGCTACACTTTACGACCCTTGCAGTAGTGCTATTTGCCATCACATCGCTCATTGGCAACTACTACTACGCCCAGGCAAATATGAAATTTCTAACAAAAAGTAAAAATTTAACGCTAGCATTTAAGATCACAGCAGTGATTATGATATTTATAGGCGCTCAGATGAACTTAAAACTAGCTTGGAATATCGCTGATATCACGATGGCAGCTATGGCTACGATAAATATCATCGCTATTTTCTTACTATCAAAAGTGGTGATAATAGCGATAAAAGACTACGAAGCTCAAAGAAAAGCTGGTAAAAATCCAGAATTTGACCCAGAGAGTCTAGGCATCAAAAACACAAGCTGCTGGGGCAAAAACTAA